The Salinibaculum sp. SYNS191 genome has a window encoding:
- a CDS encoding potassium channel family protein: MKFIIVGFGRVGMRTARILRSEGHDVVVVDRDGAKIDRARNEGFTVVQGDANDEDVLERAGLADAASIAGLTGDINTNYSVCVVGNAHGCRTVLRISEEVSDDVYEKYAEDADEIIYPERVGAAGAKTALLGGDFNVLADLTEALSVASVAIPDESPVIGQRVVELDLPGETRIYAHGRDDESMTVPLPQTRIEAGDTIAVMADPDVLSEVRAQLRGESAAA, encoded by the coding sequence ATGAAGTTCATCATCGTCGGGTTCGGTCGCGTCGGCATGCGCACCGCGCGGATTCTCCGGAGTGAGGGCCACGACGTCGTCGTCGTCGACAGGGACGGCGCGAAAATCGACCGTGCACGCAACGAGGGGTTCACCGTCGTCCAGGGCGACGCCAACGACGAGGACGTGCTCGAACGCGCTGGCCTCGCAGACGCCGCGTCGATTGCGGGACTGACGGGCGATATCAACACGAACTACTCGGTCTGTGTCGTCGGTAACGCACACGGCTGCCGGACCGTCCTGCGTATCAGCGAGGAGGTCAGCGACGACGTCTACGAGAAGTACGCGGAGGACGCCGACGAGATAATCTACCCCGAGCGGGTCGGTGCCGCCGGCGCGAAGACGGCGCTGCTGGGCGGCGATTTCAACGTCCTCGCGGACCTCACGGAGGCGCTCTCGGTCGCAAGCGTCGCCATCCCCGACGAGTCCCCCGTCATCGGCCAGCGCGTGGTCGAACTGGACCTCCCCGGCGAAACCCGCATCTACGCCCACGGTCGCGACGACGAGTCCATGACCGTGCCGCTCCCACAGACCCGAATCGAGGCCGGCGACACCATCGCCGTCATGGCGGACCCGGACGTCCTCTCGGAGGTCCGCGCACAGCTCCGGGGCGAATCAGCGGCGGCGTGA
- a CDS encoding DUF4260 domain-containing protein, translating into MNPRTTLRIEGLAVFAGALAVYLSLDGPFWLLAVLALAPDLSMAGYLAGPALGSRIYNLFHTYTLPLALAGAGVWTGTTLAVLVAAVWTAHIGADRLVGYGLKYETDFKDTHLSAPRRPDASDEVTSTAD; encoded by the coding sequence ATGAACCCACGGACGACGCTTCGAATCGAGGGGCTGGCGGTGTTCGCCGGCGCGCTCGCGGTGTACCTTTCGCTGGACGGCCCGTTCTGGCTGCTCGCGGTCCTGGCGTTGGCCCCGGACCTCTCGATGGCCGGCTACCTCGCCGGACCGGCACTGGGGAGTCGCATTTACAACCTGTTTCACACGTACACGCTCCCGCTCGCGCTCGCCGGCGCAGGCGTCTGGACTGGTACCACACTCGCCGTGCTCGTCGCGGCGGTGTGGACGGCCCACATCGGCGCGGACCGCCTGGTCGGCTACGGCCTGAAGTACGAGACCGATTTCAAGGATACGCACCTCTCCGCTCCCCGACGGCCCGACGCGTCCGACGAGGTCACCAGCACGGCCGACTGA
- a CDS encoding DUF433 domain-containing protein has protein sequence MSKQVNTVVSGDESEIHDEPHIRDRRITVSHIHALVEERGLDAQTVADRFDLTASEVYHALAYYHDHPEEMRAVEQRRRELHEAADEDPRIITGPEDLPES, from the coding sequence ATGTCGAAGCAGGTGAACACCGTCGTCTCAGGTGACGAGTCGGAGATCCACGACGAGCCCCACATTCGTGACCGGCGAATCACCGTGAGCCACATCCACGCGCTGGTCGAAGAGCGCGGCCTCGACGCGCAGACGGTTGCGGACCGCTTTGACCTCACCGCCTCGGAAGTCTATCACGCACTGGCGTACTATCACGACCACCCCGAAGAGATGCGGGCGGTCGAACAGCGCCGTCGAGAGCTTCACGAAGCCGCAGACGAAGACCCGAGAATCATCACCGGCCCCGAGGATCTGCCGGAATCGTAG
- a CDS encoding site-2 protease family protein has translation MRSFTLGRIWGIPIRVSASLLIFVPILAWLIGSGAQIAFYADLIESIAPVSIDAAALAGQRWTVGILAALGLFLSVAVHELGHAYVAMRYGIEVESITLWILGGLARLSEFPKEWNREFWIAVAGPATSVLFAGVCLAAVSVIPSSAPVLIFVVGWLAVTNVVLTVFNLLPAFPMDGGRVLRALLARSRPYGTATRIAAGVGKVFAVLFAIVGVLAFSPILLLVAFFVYGAASSESRMAVMGDLLEGLTVGDIVTDTEGVTADATLDHLFPRLLSARRSDLPVVDRDGTVVGAITADAMRAVDSADYQTTRVESLVTTDLPRVDAGTSAFDALMELSQAGANVALVERDGRVVGLVSQTDFSTALGFQRDVEPF, from the coding sequence ATGCGCAGTTTCACGCTCGGCCGCATCTGGGGCATCCCTATCCGCGTCAGCGCCTCGTTGCTCATCTTCGTCCCGATTCTCGCCTGGCTCATCGGCAGCGGTGCACAGATCGCCTTCTACGCCGACCTCATCGAAAGTATCGCGCCCGTCTCCATCGATGCCGCCGCGCTCGCCGGCCAGCGCTGGACCGTCGGCATCCTCGCCGCCCTCGGTCTGTTCCTCAGCGTCGCCGTCCACGAACTGGGCCACGCCTACGTGGCGATGCGCTACGGTATCGAGGTCGAGTCCATCACGCTGTGGATTCTCGGCGGCCTGGCCCGCCTCTCGGAGTTCCCCAAGGAGTGGAACCGCGAATTCTGGATTGCCGTCGCCGGCCCGGCGACGAGCGTCCTCTTCGCCGGCGTCTGCCTCGCGGCGGTTTCGGTCATCCCCTCCTCTGCGCCGGTTCTGATCTTCGTCGTCGGCTGGCTGGCCGTCACCAACGTCGTCCTGACGGTTTTCAACCTGCTGCCGGCGTTCCCGATGGACGGCGGACGGGTGCTCCGTGCGCTGCTGGCGCGGTCCCGACCCTACGGCACCGCGACGCGCATCGCGGCCGGCGTCGGCAAGGTCTTCGCCGTCCTGTTCGCAATCGTCGGTGTCCTCGCTTTTAGTCCCATCCTGCTTCTGGTCGCCTTCTTCGTCTACGGGGCGGCCAGTTCCGAATCCCGGATGGCCGTGATGGGCGACCTACTGGAGGGGTTGACCGTGGGCGACATCGTGACCGACACCGAGGGCGTCACCGCTGACGCGACGCTGGACCACCTGTTCCCGCGCCTGCTGTCGGCGCGCCGCAGCGACCTCCCGGTGGTCGACCGCGACGGGACCGTCGTCGGAGCCATCACCGCCGACGCGATGCGGGCCGTCGACAGCGCCGACTACCAGACGACCCGCGTCGAGTCGCTGGTCACGACCGACCTCCCGCGCGTCGACGCGGGGACGAGCGCCTTCGACGCGCTGATGGAGCTCTCCCAGGCCGGGGCAAACGTCGCGCTCGTCGAGCGCGACGGCCGGGTGGTTGGCCTCGTCTCGCAGACGGACTTCAGCACGGCGCTTGGCTTCCAGCGCGACGTCGAACCGTTCTGA
- a CDS encoding YbhB/YbcL family Raf kinase inhibitor-like protein, whose amino-acid sequence MGDLALTSPAFADGGPIPVKYGASAENVNPPLSIANVPSGAESLVLVVDDPDAVEPAGKVWLHWLVWNVPASRTEIPEDWNPESAVEGTNDSGSRGYSGPAPPDGTHTYRFKLYALDTTLDLPQSASKADVGAAMQGHVLGQTQLTGTYSPQ is encoded by the coding sequence CTGGGCGACCTCGCGCTGACCAGTCCGGCCTTCGCCGACGGGGGGCCGATTCCGGTGAAGTACGGAGCCAGCGCGGAGAACGTCAACCCGCCGCTGTCCATCGCGAACGTCCCCAGCGGCGCGGAGTCGCTGGTTCTCGTCGTCGACGACCCCGACGCCGTCGAACCCGCGGGGAAGGTCTGGCTGCACTGGCTGGTCTGGAACGTCCCCGCCTCGCGGACCGAGATTCCGGAGGACTGGAACCCCGAATCTGCCGTCGAAGGCACGAACGACTCGGGGTCGCGCGGGTACAGCGGGCCGGCACCGCCGGACGGCACGCACACCTACCGGTTCAAACTCTACGCGCTGGACACCACGCTGGACCTGCCGCAGTCGGCGAGCAAGGCGGACGTGGGGGCGGCGATGCAGGGACACGTCCTTGGCCAGACACAGCTAACGGGAACGTATAGTCCGCAGTAA
- a CDS encoding DUF5615 family PIN-like protein: MRVSFLLDENIAAPLADKLDKAGHDVERVVDVSELGEGIDDTAICRYAAQEGRLIVTSDDDFVQMPADSHSGVFYVADQSLPSHELYHIIQRVIEAFPNREAMDTVTYITTDWL, encoded by the coding sequence ATGCGGGTGTCGTTTCTGCTTGACGAGAACATCGCGGCTCCGCTGGCTGACAAACTCGACAAAGCAGGCCACGACGTAGAGCGTGTCGTCGACGTGAGCGAGTTGGGCGAAGGCATCGACGACACCGCGATTTGCCGGTACGCCGCCCAAGAGGGCCGTCTCATCGTCACCAGCGACGACGACTTCGTCCAGATGCCGGCCGACTCACACAGTGGCGTATTCTACGTCGCTGACCAGTCGCTTCCATCGCACGAACTCTACCACATCATTCAGCGAGTTATCGAAGCGTTCCCCAATCGAGAGGCGATGGATACAGTGACGTACATTACTACCGACTGGCTGTGA
- a CDS encoding 30S ribosomal protein S24e produces the protein MDIDIIDEDENPMLHRTDVRFEVTHEEATPSRLSVRDSLAAMLNKDAEEVVIRKLDTKFGMRKTVGHAKVYETPEHAQDVEQDHMLERNKIVVDGDAEEGEEA, from the coding sequence ATGGATATCGATATCATCGACGAAGACGAGAACCCGATGTTGCACCGGACGGACGTCCGGTTCGAGGTGACCCACGAGGAAGCGACCCCCTCCCGACTCTCCGTGCGCGACTCGCTGGCGGCCATGCTCAACAAGGACGCCGAGGAAGTCGTCATCCGCAAACTCGACACGAAGTTCGGCATGCGCAAGACGGTCGGCCACGCGAAGGTCTACGAGACCCCCGAACACGCCCAGGACGTCGAGCAGGACCACATGCTCGAACGCAACAAAATCGTCGTCGACGGCGACGCCGAAGAGGGGGAGGAGGCATAA
- a CDS encoding AAA family ATPase, which translates to MDAPLWTETHAPDLADLPQAEVRDHLQRAVTEPMNLVVHGPKGSGKTAAVRALTRETHAQPDADRTEINVADFFEMTKKELGEDPRFGRFIDAKRRRESSKADLINHVLKESASYSPVSGDYRTLLLDNAEGMREDFQQALRRVMEQYYEATQFVIATRQPSSLIPAIRSRCFPVPVRAPTQDEIVGVLRDIVEEEAADYDDDGLEYVAGAADGDLRAAILGAQTTYEQEGEITMNAAYEALSAVGIDERVGEMLTDAEAGEFTDARSTLDELLVDEGYSGTEVLEDVLAVARSRYSGAELAKVHRLAGDIDMDLTEGTNDRLHIAHLLAELGPE; encoded by the coding sequence ATGGACGCGCCACTGTGGACGGAGACCCACGCCCCGGACCTCGCGGACCTGCCCCAGGCCGAGGTCCGGGACCACCTGCAGCGGGCCGTCACCGAGCCGATGAACCTCGTCGTCCACGGTCCGAAGGGGAGTGGCAAGACCGCGGCGGTGCGGGCGCTGACCCGGGAGACTCACGCCCAGCCCGACGCCGACCGCACCGAGATCAACGTCGCGGACTTCTTCGAGATGACGAAGAAGGAACTCGGCGAGGACCCCCGCTTCGGCCGCTTCATCGACGCGAAGCGCCGCCGGGAGTCCTCGAAGGCCGACCTCATCAACCACGTCCTCAAGGAGTCCGCCAGTTACTCGCCGGTCAGCGGCGACTACCGGACGCTGTTGCTGGACAACGCCGAGGGGATGCGCGAGGACTTCCAGCAGGCGCTGCGCCGCGTCATGGAGCAGTACTACGAGGCGACGCAGTTCGTCATCGCGACGCGCCAGCCCTCCTCGCTGATTCCCGCCATCCGCTCGCGGTGTTTCCCCGTCCCCGTCCGCGCGCCGACGCAGGACGAGATAGTCGGTGTGCTCCGGGACATCGTGGAGGAGGAAGCGGCCGACTACGACGACGACGGCCTGGAGTACGTCGCCGGCGCGGCCGACGGCGACCTGCGGGCCGCCATCCTCGGCGCGCAGACGACCTACGAACAGGAGGGCGAGATAACGATGAACGCCGCCTACGAGGCGCTGTCGGCCGTCGGCATCGACGAGCGCGTCGGCGAGATGCTGACCGACGCCGAGGCCGGCGAGTTCACCGACGCCCGGTCGACGCTGGACGAACTGCTCGTCGACGAGGGGTACAGCGGGACGGAGGTGCTGGAGGACGTACTCGCCGTCGCGCGCTCGCGGTACTCCGGCGCGGAACTGGCCAAAGTCCACCGCCTGGCCGGCGACATCGACATGGACCTCACCGAGGGGACCAACGACCGCCTGCACATCGCTCACCTCCTCGCCGAACTCGGCCCGGAATAG
- a CDS encoding bifunctional N(6)-L-threonylcarbamoyladenine synthase/serine/threonine protein kinase → MTDSSPRRVLGIEGTAWAASAAIYDVAADEVTIETEAYQPDSGGIHPREAAEHMADHVPQVVERALDSAEGPVDCVAFSRGPGLGPCLRIAGTAARAVAQRLDVPLVGVNHMVAHLEIGRHLSGFDSPVCLNASGANAHVLGYRNGRYRVLGETMDTGVGNAIDKFTRHLGWSHPGGPKVEEAAADGAYIDLPYVVKGMDFSFSGIMSAAKQAFDDGEAVEDICFSLQENIFAMLTEVSERALSLTGNDELVLGGGVGQNARLREMLAEMCDQRGADFYAPAGRFLRDNAGMIAVLGAKMCAAGDTLAIEASGIDSNFRPDQVPVTWRGREQVTAPAGGRAAKPRGDDESVARQDRPGADVQGAEATVSFEGDRVLKERRPRSYRHPTLDERLRRERTREETRLTSEARRAGVSTPVIRDVDARETRIAFQRVGDCDLREALTEANVRRVAEQLATIHDAGFVHGDPTTRNVRVATDSDGPTVFLIDFGLGYYTRHAEDHAMDLHVLAQSLAGTADDADRLIGAAKETYRDVGDPAVLERLSDIEGRGRYQ, encoded by the coding sequence ATGACCGACAGCAGTCCACGGCGCGTCCTCGGCATCGAGGGGACAGCGTGGGCTGCGAGCGCCGCCATCTACGACGTGGCCGCCGACGAGGTCACCATCGAGACGGAGGCCTACCAGCCAGATAGTGGCGGCATCCACCCTCGCGAGGCCGCCGAGCACATGGCCGACCACGTCCCCCAGGTGGTCGAGCGCGCACTCGACAGCGCCGAGGGGCCGGTCGACTGCGTGGCGTTCTCTCGCGGCCCTGGACTCGGCCCTTGTCTACGCATCGCCGGCACCGCAGCGCGGGCCGTCGCACAGCGTCTGGACGTGCCGCTGGTCGGCGTCAACCACATGGTCGCCCACCTGGAAATCGGCCGCCACCTGTCGGGCTTCGACTCGCCGGTCTGTCTCAACGCCAGCGGCGCGAACGCGCACGTCCTGGGCTATCGCAACGGCCGCTACCGCGTGCTCGGGGAGACGATGGACACCGGCGTCGGCAACGCCATCGACAAGTTCACGCGCCACCTCGGCTGGTCCCACCCCGGCGGCCCGAAGGTCGAGGAAGCCGCAGCGGACGGCGCGTACATCGACCTGCCCTACGTCGTCAAGGGGATGGACTTCTCCTTCTCGGGCATCATGAGCGCCGCCAAGCAGGCGTTCGACGATGGGGAGGCAGTGGAGGACATCTGTTTCTCGTTGCAGGAGAACATCTTCGCGATGCTGACCGAGGTGAGCGAACGCGCGCTGTCGCTGACCGGCAACGACGAACTCGTCCTCGGCGGCGGCGTCGGCCAGAACGCCCGCCTCCGGGAGATGCTGGCGGAGATGTGCGACCAGCGCGGGGCCGACTTCTACGCGCCGGCAGGTCGCTTCCTGCGTGACAACGCCGGCATGATTGCGGTGCTGGGCGCGAAGATGTGCGCCGCCGGCGACACGCTCGCCATCGAGGCGTCGGGCATCGACTCGAACTTCCGGCCGGACCAGGTGCCGGTAACGTGGAGGGGGCGGGAGCAAGTCACGGCTCCCGCCGGAGGGCGAGCGGCGAAGCCGCGAGGAGACGACGAGTCTGTCGCCCGCCAGGACCGCCCCGGTGCGGACGTCCAGGGTGCCGAGGCGACGGTTTCCTTCGAGGGCGATAGAGTCCTGAAGGAGCGCCGTCCGCGGAGCTACCGACATCCGACGCTGGACGAGCGGCTTCGTCGCGAGCGCACGCGCGAGGAGACGCGACTGACAAGCGAGGCGCGGCGGGCCGGCGTGTCGACGCCGGTCATCCGCGACGTGGACGCGCGGGAGACGCGCATCGCGTTCCAGCGCGTCGGCGACTGCGACCTGCGGGAGGCGCTGACCGAGGCGAACGTCCGCCGCGTCGCCGAGCAGTTGGCGACCATCCACGACGCCGGCTTCGTTCACGGTGACCCGACGACGCGCAACGTCAGGGTGGCGACGGACAGCGACGGCCCGACGGTCTTCCTCATCGACTTCGGGCTGGGCTACTACACCCGCCACGCCGAGGACCACGCGATGGACCTCCACGTCCTCGCCCAGAGCCTCGCCGGCACCGCCGACGACGCCGACCGGCTCATCGGGGCGGCGAAAGAGACGTACCGCGACGTCGGTGACCCGGCAGTGCTGGAACGGCTGTCGGACATCGAGGGGCGCGGGCGCTACCAGTAG
- a CDS encoding DUF7384 family protein: MPEADPTRVVADADVLAADLLVGGPAREALDHVRAHSWVTLVASDALLADAEAVVADLADPTLAADWRERVEREREAVDHPDGDHPGLASAYRGGAAHLLTFDEGLGSAGANLSLQAHMQLSIRTPDAFARLFDAEALYEATHDDAYPGPDHDPRG, encoded by the coding sequence ATGCCTGAGGCCGACCCGACCCGCGTCGTCGCCGATGCCGACGTGCTGGCCGCGGACCTGCTGGTCGGCGGCCCCGCCCGCGAGGCGCTCGACCACGTCCGCGCGCACTCGTGGGTCACGCTGGTCGCCAGCGACGCGCTGCTGGCCGACGCGGAGGCGGTCGTCGCGGACCTCGCCGACCCGACGCTGGCCGCCGACTGGCGCGAGCGCGTCGAGCGCGAACGTGAGGCCGTCGACCACCCCGACGGCGACCACCCCGGCCTCGCCTCGGCCTATCGCGGCGGGGCCGCCCACCTGCTGACCTTCGACGAGGGCCTGGGCAGCGCCGGCGCGAACCTCTCGCTGCAGGCCCACATGCAACTCAGTATCCGCACGCCCGACGCCTTCGCGCGCCTGTTCGACGCGGAAGCGCTCTACGAGGCGACCCACGACGACGCCTACCCCGGCCCGGACCACGACCCGCGCGGGTGA
- a CDS encoding DUF2298 domain-containing protein: MEWLLVVRWLLVLGVLTAVGAPLSAWLFPRLPRRGAAFSLPVTLLVVALVTFLVGQVTFGVHTVLAGVVVAAVASAVAYRQGARPEWKSVGRLFLVFAAGFLVLVAFRGVGPTITPVAGEQFLHFGLAKTLTRTAALPPEDFWFAGEPLRYYYGSQMQVTGLSLLTGTPLRYGFNLGIATFYGVLVVSAYGLGGAVVAAAGRSYRLGGLLAALFAAVGGALTTTVRLLFGLLPDDVAVEYGHAVFGFAAQRSGRTYPEMVATMGTPDTWFWWYTRYVVPGTLQEVPLYSFVKGDLHGHALSTGYVVVAAALAFSYYRLPAERRGRRLAVLLGGLGGVAGVFGFMNTWSLPTAVGLAWLAVATADAHPSTLLPGTAGERLRGPDAERGLGRVGAELWRAVLAVVPALLVGAIGVAIASPFLLSGLVPENGGVGLFPPRSPLAEFLVVYGGLVALFAGYVAYRGWPAIRTVDRRTAITLAGVGVLALGAAGLASATVLALTAVLVVAAWWLVRTGRAGFEAVLLAAGVGLLLSMEVLFAKVAPWPDGYARWNTSLKVAVQGWTLAAVAAGGASAILLADAREVLAAAREDGGENRAATTDGGSGRPTRTVLAGALVLAVVLGSATFPAMTTGQELGGAIADGQALSVDGLAGHEEWHPEELAALQWLDDRQGRPTVVEAPGRAYQWTSRAATTTGLPALVGWTHHQENYRPDERVAARVAAAERIYTGNRSAAAATLAAYGVDFVYVGPVERERYGGALGSFGDREWQSVAFENSAVTVYRVDQRALPDR, encoded by the coding sequence ATGGAGTGGCTCCTCGTCGTCCGGTGGCTGCTGGTCCTCGGCGTCCTGACGGCCGTCGGCGCGCCGCTTTCGGCGTGGCTGTTCCCGCGACTCCCGCGCCGGGGAGCCGCCTTCTCGCTGCCGGTGACGCTGCTCGTCGTCGCACTCGTCACCTTCCTCGTCGGCCAGGTGACCTTCGGCGTCCACACCGTCCTGGCCGGCGTGGTGGTGGCGGCGGTGGCGAGCGCCGTCGCGTACCGCCAGGGCGCGCGTCCGGAGTGGAAATCCGTCGGGCGGCTGTTCCTCGTCTTCGCCGCGGGCTTTCTGGTGCTCGTCGCCTTCCGCGGCGTAGGGCCGACGATAACGCCGGTCGCCGGCGAGCAGTTCCTGCACTTCGGACTGGCGAAGACGCTGACGCGGACCGCGGCGCTCCCCCCGGAGGACTTCTGGTTCGCCGGCGAACCGCTGCGGTACTACTACGGGTCCCAGATGCAGGTGACCGGGCTCTCGCTGCTGACGGGGACGCCGCTGCGGTACGGCTTCAACCTCGGTATCGCGACGTTCTACGGCGTGCTGGTCGTCAGCGCCTACGGGCTCGGCGGCGCGGTGGTCGCCGCGGCCGGGCGCTCGTACCGGCTGGGCGGCCTGCTGGCGGCCCTCTTCGCGGCCGTCGGCGGCGCGCTGACGACGACGGTCCGCCTCCTGTTCGGCCTCCTCCCGGACGACGTGGCCGTCGAGTACGGGCACGCAGTCTTCGGCTTCGCCGCCCAGCGCAGCGGCCGGACCTACCCCGAGATGGTTGCGACGATGGGCACGCCGGACACGTGGTTCTGGTGGTACACCCGCTACGTCGTGCCGGGGACGCTCCAGGAGGTGCCGCTGTACTCCTTCGTGAAGGGTGACCTCCACGGCCACGCGCTGTCGACGGGCTACGTCGTCGTCGCGGCGGCGCTGGCCTTCAGCTACTACCGGCTGCCCGCCGAGCGCCGGGGCCGACGGCTGGCCGTCCTGCTGGGCGGCCTGGGCGGCGTCGCCGGCGTCTTCGGCTTCATGAACACCTGGTCGCTCCCCACGGCGGTCGGGCTGGCGTGGCTCGCGGTGGCGACGGCCGACGCCCACCCGTCGACGCTGCTCCCGGGAACGGCCGGCGAGCGACTGCGCGGCCCCGACGCCGAGAGGGGTCTCGGCCGCGTCGGCGCGGAACTCTGGCGTGCCGTCCTGGCCGTGGTCCCCGCGCTGCTGGTCGGCGCAATCGGCGTCGCCATCGCGTCGCCGTTCCTCCTGTCCGGGCTCGTCCCGGAGAACGGCGGCGTCGGGCTCTTTCCGCCGCGCTCGCCGCTGGCGGAGTTCCTGGTCGTCTACGGCGGTCTCGTCGCGCTGTTCGCCGGCTACGTCGCCTATCGGGGGTGGCCGGCCATCCGCACCGTCGACCGCCGAACCGCGATTACCCTGGCAGGAGTCGGGGTCCTCGCGCTCGGCGCAGCGGGACTGGCGTCGGCGACGGTGCTGGCGCTGACCGCCGTGCTCGTGGTGGCGGCGTGGTGGCTCGTCCGGACCGGGCGTGCTGGCTTCGAGGCGGTCCTGCTCGCGGCCGGCGTGGGACTGTTGCTCTCGATGGAGGTCCTGTTCGCAAAGGTGGCTCCCTGGCCGGACGGCTACGCGCGGTGGAACACCTCGCTGAAAGTGGCGGTACAGGGATGGACGCTCGCGGCCGTCGCCGCCGGCGGCGCGAGCGCGATATTGCTCGCCGACGCCAGGGAAGTGCTCGCGGCGGCCCGGGAAGACGGCGGCGAGAACCGGGCGGCGACGACCGACGGCGGGAGTGGGCGGCCGACCAGGACGGTGCTGGCCGGGGCGCTCGTCCTCGCCGTGGTGCTTGGGAGTGCGACGTTCCCGGCGATGACGACGGGGCAGGAACTCGGGGGAGCAATCGCGGACGGGCAAGCGCTGAGCGTCGACGGGCTGGCCGGGCACGAGGAGTGGCACCCGGAGGAGTTGGCTGCGCTGCAGTGGCTCGACGACAGACAGGGCCGACCGACCGTCGTCGAAGCGCCGGGACGGGCCTACCAGTGGACCAGCAGGGCGGCGACGACCACCGGACTGCCCGCGCTGGTCGGCTGGACGCACCACCAGGAGAACTACCGGCCGGACGAGCGCGTCGCCGCCCGGGTGGCGGCCGCCGAGCGCATCTACACCGGGAACCGGTCCGCAGCGGCGGCGACCCTGGCCGCGTACGGCGTCGACTTCGTCTACGTCGGGCCGGTCGAGCGCGAGCGCTACGGCGGCGCACTCGGCTCGTTCGGGGACCGGGAGTGGCAGTCTGTCGCCTTCGAGAACAGTGCGGTCACGGTCTATCGGGTCGACCAGCGCGCCCTGCCCGACCGGTAG
- a CDS encoding DUF5808 domain-containing protein, whose translation MADRPSSGEILGIPYNFERPSFRRLLSSYWQPGKGMLVEKPFGIGYTLNLANWRSWIVVALVGGLLYQERRGSREPEESDEDEEPVEVIVD comes from the coding sequence ATGGCAGACAGACCGTCCTCCGGAGAGATTCTCGGCATCCCGTACAACTTCGAGAGACCAAGCTTCCGGCGACTCCTCTCGTCGTACTGGCAACCCGGGAAGGGGATGCTCGTCGAGAAACCCTTCGGCATCGGCTACACGCTGAATCTCGCGAACTGGCGCTCGTGGATCGTCGTCGCGCTCGTCGGCGGCCTGCTCTACCAGGAGCGGCGGGGCAGCCGCGAACCCGAGGAGTCCGACGAGGACGAGGAACCGGTCGAAGTCATCGTCGACTGA
- a CDS encoding non-canonical purine NTP pyrophosphatase: MLTFVTTNPGKVHEAEEYLDDPIQQLDFDYPEVQADDLATVAAHGARAAYRHAGEPVIVDDSGLTIDALGGFPGPYSSYVEDRLGIERVWELTKQEDDRSAAFRGVVAYCDGEDFAATPEPVDRGEADESRSERRGQDLGADERASATIDAQVAGGDGTIPVKLFEGVVPGEIVAPRGDGGFGFDPIFEYDGRTFAEMDTDEKNAISHRGRALAKFAEWFANIER, translated from the coding sequence ATGCTCACCTTCGTCACGACCAACCCCGGGAAGGTCCACGAGGCCGAGGAGTACCTCGACGACCCCATCCAGCAACTCGACTTCGACTACCCCGAGGTCCAGGCCGACGACCTCGCGACCGTCGCCGCCCACGGCGCACGCGCGGCGTACCGTCACGCCGGCGAACCCGTCATCGTCGACGACTCCGGGCTGACCATCGACGCCCTCGGGGGCTTCCCCGGCCCCTACTCCTCCTACGTCGAGGACCGCCTCGGCATCGAGCGGGTCTGGGAACTCACGAAACAAGAGGACGACCGCAGTGCCGCCTTCCGGGGTGTCGTCGCCTACTGCGACGGGGAGGACTTCGCCGCGACGCCGGAACCGGTCGACCGTGGCGAGGCAGACGAGTCCCGGTCCGAGCGCCGCGGCCAGGACCTCGGGGCCGACGAACGCGCCAGCGCCACCATCGACGCGCAGGTCGCGGGCGGCGACGGGACGATTCCAGTGAAGCTGTTCGAGGGCGTCGTCCCGGGGGAAATCGTGGCCCCGCGCGGGGACGGCGGCTTCGGCTTCGACCCCATCTTCGAGTACGACGGGCGGACGTTCGCGGAGATGGACACCGACGAGAAGAACGCCATCTCCCACCGCGGGCGGGCGCTGGCGAAGTTCGCGGAGTGGTTCGCGAACATCGAGCGGTAG
- a CDS encoding 30S ribosomal protein S27ae, with protein MPRYELYGEDGTTDREQCPRCGDAFLAQHEDRKHCGKCGYTEWE; from the coding sequence ATGCCCCGCTACGAACTCTACGGCGAGGACGGCACCACCGACCGCGAGCAGTGCCCCCGGTGTGGCGACGCGTTCCTGGCCCAGCACGAGGACCGCAAGCACTGCGGCAAGTGCGGCTACACCGAGTGGGAGTAA